One part of the Chloroflexota bacterium genome encodes these proteins:
- a CDS encoding DNA recombination/repair protein RecA produces MEAGRRKALDTTLANLQKRFGEGVIMRLGEATHLQVDV; encoded by the coding sequence ATGGAAGCCGGACGTCGGAAAGCTCTGGACACGACCTTGGCGAACCTGCAGAAGCGGTTTGGGGAAGGCGTGATCATGCGGTTGGGGGAGGCGACGCATCTGCAGGTGGACGTGAT